The Bacteroides acidifaciens genome includes a region encoding these proteins:
- a CDS encoding DUF6808 domain-containing protein: MRSLPWILVCLLLGVVVWMRCNPHEPQPMYVKGDTVRIRDTVRDTILKPVRETLKRTDTVYLPILIDTTTNRTVEDDSIPVLIPITSKEYKTDDYRAVVSGYKPSLDSMELYRDNKIITLAPLQKKKRWGFGLQVGYSYPRSGWYVGAGVSWNVIVW; encoded by the coding sequence ATGAGGTCACTCCCTTGGATATTAGTCTGCCTGCTGCTTGGCGTGGTCGTGTGGATGCGTTGTAATCCGCACGAGCCACAACCTATGTATGTAAAAGGAGATACAGTTCGTATCCGGGATACAGTAAGAGACACAATCCTTAAGCCGGTAAGGGAGACTTTGAAACGTACTGATACGGTATATTTACCGATTTTGATAGATACTACCACCAACAGAACCGTAGAAGACGACTCTATTCCGGTACTTATACCTATTACAAGCAAGGAGTATAAGACAGATGATTACCGTGCGGTAGTTAGTGGATATAAGCCAAGCCTTGATTCCATGGAGTTGTACAGGGACAATAAAATTATCACTCTTGCACCCTTACAGAAGAAAAAACGATGGGGATTTGGTTTGCAAGTTGGATATAGTTACCCAAGAAGTGGTTGGTATGTTGGTGCAGGGGTGAGTTGGAATGTGATTGTATGGTAA
- a CDS encoding type II toxin-antitoxin system antitoxin SocA domain-containing protein: MNKIFAFDYMLSLFEQWYKDEGKESMNFQNCSKLSVLKLLFLTAAPKREGARDLLDVFNNFHALPYGPVESDIYNAIQDNRLPSYIVTERSIVKKENVILPYKIEDYTQIKDAVNTLKEKNKHLILLNAFSLVEITHKWESWRQSIAFARLMEMSSYKMTVESIRNDRNKYFE, translated from the coding sequence ATGAATAAAATATTTGCCTTTGATTATATGTTGTCTCTCTTTGAACAATGGTATAAAGATGAGGGTAAAGAATCCATGAATTTTCAGAACTGTTCTAAGTTATCCGTACTCAAGCTTTTATTTTTAACTGCTGCACCAAAGAGGGAAGGTGCAAGAGATTTATTGGATGTTTTTAATAATTTTCATGCATTGCCTTATGGACCAGTGGAGAGTGATATATATAATGCTATTCAAGATAACAGATTGCCATCTTATATTGTAACAGAAAGGTCTATTGTCAAAAAGGAGAATGTGATATTACCTTATAAAATAGAAGATTACACTCAAATAAAAGATGCTGTCAATACCTTAAAAGAGAAAAATAAGCATCTTATATTATTAAATGCTTTTTCTTTGGTAGAGATTACACATAAATGGGAAAGTTGGAGACAATCCATAGCTTTTGCTAGGTTAATGGAAATGTCAAGTTACAAAATGACTGTAGAATCGATTAGAAATGATAGAAATAAATACTTTGAATAA
- a CDS encoding tyrosine-type recombinase/integrase has product MATIRLTVLNSIKEHDGRLPILVCISQKKERAYIKTEFLLDDIAEFDNGKVVYRKDANIMNKRLEFVFSQYKEKFNSIECIDYFSALQIKRIIISKERPSHISFLEFWKQRINEIREEGRESYAKMNEETVRVFTNAEGDVPIPAINTLLVEHFKKWMIKKGYANGNIGLRLTHLKARINELIKTGVLKTDIHPFAYTKIPTAEPKECDLSIEEFQKIQRTEVEGKRLNLGRDMFLLSFYLCGINLKDLLSVDLSVDILSFERIKTVHARTGKSVITIPIHSEAKAIISKYINKKGFLDLGYSYTYSNLQKYINLCMRELKEHLGIKQTLCFYSARKTFAQFASELGIPDGVIDYCLGHSDKSRGVIRYYTKVKQKQAEIAINRVVDYTNNPEKYTEYIEMRADIMMMKG; this is encoded by the coding sequence ATGGCAACAATCAGATTAACAGTTTTAAATTCCATTAAGGAACATGATGGCAGGCTTCCCATCTTAGTCTGCATCTCCCAAAAGAAAGAACGTGCCTACATCAAAACAGAGTTTCTGTTAGATGATATTGCAGAATTTGACAACGGTAAAGTCGTTTACCGGAAGGATGCGAATATTATGAATAAAAGGCTTGAATTTGTGTTTTCACAATACAAAGAGAAATTCAATTCTATTGAATGCATAGACTATTTTTCTGCACTTCAGATAAAACGGATTATAATATCCAAGGAACGCCCTTCACATATTTCGTTTTTAGAGTTCTGGAAACAGCGCATAAATGAAATCAGAGAAGAGGGTAGGGAAAGCTATGCCAAAATGAACGAGGAGACTGTACGGGTGTTTACTAATGCGGAAGGGGATGTACCTATTCCTGCAATTAATACTTTATTGGTAGAGCATTTTAAAAAGTGGATGATAAAAAAAGGCTATGCTAATGGAAACATCGGATTGAGATTAACCCATCTGAAAGCCCGGATAAACGAGTTGATAAAAACTGGGGTTCTTAAAACAGACATACACCCATTTGCGTACACGAAAATACCAACAGCCGAACCTAAAGAATGCGATCTTTCAATAGAAGAATTTCAGAAAATACAAAGAACGGAAGTTGAAGGAAAACGATTGAATTTAGGTAGGGATATGTTTCTACTCTCTTTCTATTTGTGCGGTATCAATCTGAAAGATTTATTATCAGTCGATTTGTCGGTGGATATACTTTCTTTTGAAAGAATCAAGACTGTTCATGCTAGGACAGGGAAATCAGTCATAACGATACCCATACACAGTGAAGCGAAAGCAATTATCAGTAAGTACATAAATAAAAAAGGATTTTTGGATTTGGGGTATTCTTATACCTATTCTAATTTGCAAAAGTATATCAATCTTTGCATGAGGGAACTAAAAGAGCACTTAGGAATCAAACAGACATTGTGTTTCTATTCTGCTCGTAAGACTTTTGCACAATTCGCCTCTGAACTTGGTATACCTGACGGAGTGATAGATTATTGTCTCGGTCATTCGGACAAGAGTAGGGGAGTTATCCGATATTATACGAAGGTAAAGCAAAAGCAAGCGGAAATAGCCATAAACAGGGTGGTAGACTATACCAACAATCCAGAAAAATATACTGAATATATAGAGATGAGAGCTGATATCATGATGATGAAAGGATAA